A section of the bacterium SCSIO 12696 genome encodes:
- a CDS encoding VCBS repeat-containing protein produces the protein MGTLGRVVSLFTGVAAKALLLLSLSVFGAQVFAGISATPNPSTGSFTLNWTYGADTIVGYRVYENGTSIDYIAGHATSRSKSFSNKPVGTYTYLVKVTVTQIETYEDENTGDEYEEEIDYTYTVGSITVTVHNPTPATPAGLNAPTSDGNGAYTVSWSSTAHASTYQLQRRLSGGSWSTIHNSSTTSRSESGLGNGVWEYRVRACNSAGSCSGYSGVDSTQVAIAPGVPGTASISPSTSYTGSHSLTWGAASGSVTKYDVDKRFNGGSWSNAYDGTSRNRTFSGLSTGTHQYAIRACRTTGSYTNCSAWRYSSNATVTVPSAVSQPNAPTNDNNGAYSVSWSGSTGATSYQLQRQANGGSWSTIQTSSATSRSESGLGNAVYGYRVRACSAVGCSAYSPVDTTQVAITPGVPSSITTPGTNYSGTVSLSWGAASGSVSYYDLNKQFNSGSWVGEYDGSALSRTDTGLVVGNYRYAVRACRTTGSYTSCSGWRYGNTFAVTTPATPGTPNAPSGDPDGAYSVSWSTTTGATSYELQRQTNGGSWSTIHNASGTSRSESGLGTATYGYRVRACSAVGCSGYSGVDSTDVAIAPSVSPSISISPQHTTNSTHTVSWGASTGTVAMYRLEQQKDGGGWLEVYSGGATSRAINNLMTGSYHYRVRACNTQGSYQGCSGYRTTTNAGSVATPGTPSGLSAPATDNDGSFTVNWNASGGANSYTLQQRLGSGAWSNIHTSGATSKAVSGLGNGSYQFRVQACNVSGCSVYSSAVTTHVAIAPGVPSSISASPSTSPDGNHTVNWGTASGTLTTYDMDRRVNGGSWTNEQDTSARSKAYSGQSDGTYEYRVRACHTVGSNTQCSGWRTAAAVTVLLPPGTPGSTSVPTTNGTGSYTVTWTAGNGTTVDYLLQEQINGGSWADVTTTASTSYAVTGKGDGNYSYRVRANNGSGSSGWSATDTVAVIHVPGTPGAISGPAQSYGSGITLTWGSAAGSVGYYSLEQRKDGGSWGVVDSGSDRTYTAGTLTEGTYDYRVRAFNSSGGGGYTAVHSVAVAPHTPPPAAPTAHVEPAPSVNAGEVIETDSVGTIAGSFRVDESGSATYSIPIATAAGTAGVAPQLSLNYSSQGGNGLAGLGWNIGGLSGISRSRQTLQQDGDPMPITWGPEDRFALDGQRLILVSGTYGAPDSEYRTEIDSFAQIYARGGSTGHPDYWEVHRKDGSTSFYGDVPTGNFTDAKQNNTAGQTLTWALKKFQDSVGNPIWFDYHNDADGHRIEEVKYAYGSAGGPSGSNARVRFTYGSRNDVTRGYVAGYEFSTGQRLTSVTSYNTGGSGETALRTYHLKYLDQSNNGTSQSQPATDDLSRLTSIEECVDSRCLPATTFDWALPSVGIAANPTSTTNISPTQSGDDFILDYRPADINGDGRMDLVWLEASTNNHGNIDRHALYYALANNTGGLGSRIKAYEDFEFGGGVNEAYKIEVIDYNADGRMDVLLWDNNYHQPGKADVWRVHLSTPQGNGGWLLSTTGFTSGTGIPAEKDLTLLDVNSDGLVDIVQGDQVYLMEPDPSEPVTSNRFYRFGAAITIDYPRNASGQAYWYAPRDHWDPHEILGSPSDFDGDGRVDFIGRVYGHNWCTETDINDEEVEVECNEISYRHVWLNRGYDSSTNTIKTEALATTTVSSPNSRDYYDFNGDGAADILTGSRLVRLSKGNGSEFMSVEVVVPYPAENDTETSYQESLNNNNAQQIQVVDYNRDGYQDIVWFDYEANYLKVRYWNGDGFDPAANIKYISGSDEDQKKHRFQFMDVNADGIPDVVQFDTEYGGANTSKVYLSTQQNVPTNRITGVTNGLGAETNITYGTLATSGHYQRVNVGSTVHTYDGPCFPDNPYDEDEEEFDPDECHYTYSTANVGDFYSMLNGGWDVQSSAHTLGKDVNDDGQRDPVLELNGPMYIVTDVASSAPAADDANPGTVDNNATSSISYYYGEAKVQAMGRGFLGFQRLRTVDNQTGVMTTTTYRQDFPFIGSPLQTIVTTDDGHVLSMSENIWKLKHWDENLSDPRHVDWNGTSMPDTKLYAPYLARSIEKTYDLASNGSAQGAHLQTVTTDNLYDSYGNPLTITVTTDDETGSDQFVKTTTNTYGTSTWEREMGRLSRTQVVSTRSGSVADTETRTSAFTYITSGDKRGLLATEVIEPDNVAYRLTTTYQYDNFGNKLRATTSGAGVTSRYSRSEYDALGRYVERSFNSLEQKTSEVVTRNGYGQVTQARDLNGLDVVSAYSPLGRKYFERGETGGFSKTYLTDADTSHCPTGTVYKAISHSAGGGQSQQCFDKLGRAIRSLSVGFSGNWIASDVEFDTLGRTKRQSEPYYLDSGSPIYWTTIDYDILGRPTTTTLPDNSTGSVQYNGYSTVTINDKGHRKVETKNALGEVVGVTDNEGAVVMKPPRSATPTTPRAT, from the coding sequence ATGGGTACTTTGGGTAGGGTGGTTTCTCTGTTTACGGGTGTTGCAGCGAAGGCGTTGTTGCTGTTGAGCCTGTCCGTGTTTGGTGCTCAAGTGTTTGCGGGCATCAGTGCCACGCCAAATCCCAGTACAGGGTCGTTTACACTCAACTGGACGTACGGTGCGGACACCATTGTTGGTTACCGCGTGTACGAAAACGGCACATCCATTGATTACATCGCAGGCCATGCGACCAGTCGCAGCAAAAGTTTTTCCAACAAGCCAGTTGGCACCTACACCTACTTGGTGAAAGTCACAGTTACTCAGATTGAGACATACGAAGATGAGAACACTGGTGACGAATACGAGGAAGAGATTGATTATACGTATACAGTTGGCTCAATTACCGTCACTGTACACAATCCTACACCTGCAACACCTGCCGGTTTAAACGCGCCCACCAGTGATGGCAATGGTGCCTACACGGTCAGCTGGTCCTCGACTGCCCACGCATCCACCTATCAACTGCAACGCCGCCTGTCTGGTGGCAGCTGGAGCACCATCCACAATAGCAGTACCACCAGTCGTTCCGAGTCTGGTCTGGGCAATGGTGTGTGGGAATACCGCGTTCGTGCCTGTAACAGTGCTGGCAGTTGTTCCGGTTACAGCGGTGTGGACAGCACCCAGGTGGCCATCGCCCCCGGGGTACCGGGCACCGCCAGCATCAGCCCCAGTACCAGCTACACCGGCAGTCACTCGTTGACTTGGGGGGCGGCGTCAGGTTCTGTCACCAAGTACGACGTGGACAAACGTTTTAATGGTGGCAGTTGGAGCAACGCTTACGACGGCACTTCTCGCAATCGCACGTTTAGCGGGTTGAGCACCGGTACCCACCAATACGCCATTCGCGCTTGCCGCACCACCGGCAGTTACACCAATTGCTCAGCTTGGCGTTACTCGTCCAACGCCACGGTGACGGTTCCGTCTGCGGTGAGTCAACCCAACGCGCCCACCAACGACAACAACGGCGCATACTCCGTCAGTTGGTCTGGTTCGACCGGCGCTACCTCCTATCAGCTGCAGCGGCAAGCCAATGGCGGCAGCTGGAGCACCATCCAAACCAGCAGTGCTACCAGTCGTTCCGAATCCGGTTTGGGCAATGCGGTATACGGCTATCGGGTGCGCGCTTGTAGCGCCGTGGGTTGTTCCGCTTACAGCCCGGTGGACACCACCCAGGTGGCGATCACCCCTGGAGTACCCAGCTCCATTACCACACCGGGCACCAATTACAGTGGTACCGTGTCCCTCAGCTGGGGCGCGGCCAGTGGCTCTGTGAGCTACTACGATCTGAACAAGCAATTTAATAGTGGTAGTTGGGTAGGAGAGTACGATGGTTCTGCTCTTAGTCGCACAGATACGGGGTTGGTAGTAGGTAACTACCGTTACGCAGTCAGAGCCTGCCGTACCACTGGCAGCTATACCAGCTGTTCGGGTTGGCGCTATGGCAATACTTTTGCCGTCACCACCCCAGCGACACCGGGAACTCCCAATGCGCCTTCCGGTGATCCGGATGGCGCCTACAGCGTGAGTTGGAGCACCACCACCGGTGCTACCAGCTACGAATTGCAACGGCAAACCAACGGTGGCAGCTGGAGTACCATCCACAATGCCAGCGGCACCAGCAGATCCGAATCTGGTCTGGGTACGGCCACGTACGGTTATCGGGTACGAGCCTGTAGTGCGGTGGGCTGTTCGGGATACAGTGGTGTAGACAGTACCGATGTGGCCATTGCGCCGAGTGTTTCACCTTCGATCAGTATCTCGCCACAACACACGACCAACAGTACTCACACCGTTAGTTGGGGTGCATCAACGGGTACCGTTGCCATGTATCGCCTGGAACAGCAAAAAGACGGTGGTGGGTGGTTGGAAGTGTACTCCGGCGGTGCCACCAGTCGGGCGATCAACAACTTAATGACCGGCAGTTACCACTATCGTGTCAGGGCCTGTAACACTCAGGGTAGTTATCAGGGGTGTTCCGGTTACCGCACTACCACTAATGCCGGTTCTGTGGCGACTCCAGGCACGCCCTCAGGTCTGAGTGCGCCGGCGACGGATAACGATGGCAGCTTTACGGTGAACTGGAACGCCTCCGGCGGCGCCAACAGCTATACCTTGCAACAACGTTTGGGCAGTGGCGCCTGGAGCAACATCCATACAAGCGGCGCCACCAGCAAAGCGGTATCGGGTTTGGGCAACGGCAGTTACCAGTTCCGGGTACAGGCTTGTAACGTCAGTGGTTGTAGTGTGTACAGCAGTGCGGTGACCACCCATGTGGCCATTGCACCGGGTGTGCCTTCCAGCATCAGTGCCAGCCCTTCCACCAGTCCTGATGGCAACCATACGGTGAACTGGGGAACGGCCAGCGGCACACTGACCACATACGATATGGATCGTCGTGTTAACGGTGGTAGCTGGACCAATGAGCAAGACACCAGTGCCCGCAGTAAAGCGTACAGTGGTCAAAGCGACGGCACTTATGAATACCGGGTCAGGGCGTGTCACACCGTTGGCAGCAATACCCAGTGTTCCGGGTGGCGTACCGCAGCGGCGGTGACCGTTCTGTTGCCACCGGGAACCCCTGGTAGCACCAGTGTGCCGACCACCAATGGTACCGGCAGTTACACGGTAACCTGGACGGCGGGCAACGGCACCACCGTAGACTACTTGCTGCAAGAACAAATCAATGGTGGCAGTTGGGCCGACGTCACCACCACTGCCAGCACCAGTTACGCCGTCACCGGCAAAGGGGATGGCAACTACAGCTATCGGGTTCGCGCCAATAACGGCAGTGGCAGCAGTGGCTGGAGTGCCACGGATACGGTGGCGGTTATCCATGTTCCGGGCACTCCGGGTGCCATCAGTGGCCCAGCTCAAAGCTATGGTTCGGGCATTACCTTGACCTGGGGCAGTGCTGCGGGCAGTGTGGGTTATTACAGCCTGGAACAGCGCAAGGACGGTGGCAGCTGGGGTGTGGTTGACTCCGGTTCAGATCGTACGTATACGGCCGGCACACTCACTGAAGGCACTTACGACTATCGAGTCAGGGCGTTCAACAGCTCTGGTGGCGGCGGTTACACCGCGGTGCACAGTGTTGCTGTGGCACCTCACACACCACCGCCAGCGGCGCCAACCGCTCATGTAGAACCCGCACCCAGTGTGAATGCAGGCGAAGTGATCGAAACCGACAGTGTGGGCACGATTGCGGGCAGCTTCCGGGTGGACGAATCCGGCAGTGCCACCTACAGCATTCCCATTGCCACGGCGGCGGGTACCGCGGGTGTGGCCCCTCAGCTGTCCCTTAACTATTCCAGCCAGGGCGGCAATGGCCTGGCGGGTCTGGGCTGGAACATTGGCGGTTTGAGTGGCATCAGTCGTTCGCGCCAAACTCTCCAACAGGATGGCGACCCCATGCCCATCACCTGGGGGCCGGAGGACCGCTTTGCGTTGGATGGCCAGCGCCTGATTTTGGTGTCGGGTACCTATGGAGCGCCGGACTCCGAATACCGCACGGAGATCGACAGCTTTGCCCAGATCTACGCGCGTGGCGGTAGCACCGGTCACCCGGATTACTGGGAAGTGCATCGTAAGGACGGCTCTACCTCGTTCTATGGAGACGTGCCGACGGGCAACTTTACCGATGCCAAGCAAAACAACACAGCGGGTCAAACCCTGACCTGGGCCCTGAAAAAGTTCCAGGACAGTGTGGGCAATCCTATCTGGTTCGATTACCACAACGACGCCGATGGTCATCGCATCGAGGAGGTGAAGTACGCCTATGGCAGTGCCGGTGGCCCCAGTGGGTCTAACGCGCGGGTTCGTTTTACCTACGGTTCCCGAAACGATGTGACCCGTGGCTATGTGGCGGGGTACGAATTTAGTACCGGCCAGCGACTGACCAGTGTGACCAGTTACAACACCGGTGGCAGTGGTGAAACGGCGCTGCGCACCTACCACCTGAAGTATCTGGATCAGAGCAACAACGGCACCAGTCAAAGTCAGCCGGCTACGGATGATCTCAGCCGTCTCACCAGCATTGAAGAGTGTGTGGACAGTCGTTGTTTGCCGGCCACTACCTTTGACTGGGCACTGCCCAGTGTGGGGATAGCGGCAAATCCCACCAGCACTACCAACATCAGTCCTACGCAAAGTGGTGATGACTTTATTTTGGACTACCGCCCGGCGGACATTAACGGTGATGGCCGCATGGACCTGGTGTGGCTGGAGGCGAGCACCAACAACCACGGCAATATTGACCGTCATGCGCTGTATTACGCGTTGGCCAATAACACCGGTGGGCTGGGTTCACGGATCAAGGCCTACGAAGATTTTGAATTTGGTGGTGGGGTTAATGAAGCGTACAAGATCGAAGTAATCGACTACAACGCCGATGGCCGCATGGACGTGTTGCTGTGGGACAACAATTATCACCAGCCGGGCAAAGCGGACGTGTGGCGTGTTCACCTATCTACCCCGCAGGGCAATGGCGGCTGGCTGTTGTCCACTACAGGTTTTACCAGTGGTACGGGTATTCCAGCGGAAAAAGACCTGACGCTCTTGGATGTTAATAGCGATGGTTTGGTGGATATTGTTCAGGGTGACCAGGTGTATTTGATGGAGCCTGACCCCAGCGAGCCTGTGACCTCCAACCGCTTTTACCGTTTTGGGGCGGCGATTACGATTGATTACCCGCGGAATGCCTCCGGTCAGGCGTACTGGTATGCGCCGCGAGATCACTGGGATCCACACGAGATTTTAGGTTCGCCGAGTGATTTTGACGGTGATGGTCGAGTCGACTTTATCGGCAGGGTTTATGGACACAATTGGTGCACCGAAACTGACATTAACGATGAAGAGGTTGAGGTTGAATGTAACGAAATCAGCTACAGACATGTATGGCTGAATCGGGGTTATGACAGCAGCACCAACACCATAAAAACTGAAGCACTAGCCACGACCACGGTATCCTCGCCAAACTCAAGAGATTACTACGATTTTAACGGGGATGGTGCTGCTGATATTTTAACTGGCAGTCGACTGGTGAGGTTGAGCAAAGGCAATGGCTCTGAGTTCATGAGTGTCGAGGTCGTGGTTCCGTACCCTGCAGAAAATGATACGGAAACCAGTTATCAGGAAAGTCTCAACAACAATAACGCTCAGCAAATCCAGGTGGTGGACTACAACCGCGATGGTTACCAAGACATCGTTTGGTTTGACTACGAAGCGAACTACCTGAAAGTTCGTTATTGGAACGGTGATGGTTTTGATCCTGCGGCTAATATCAAATACATCAGTGGCAGCGACGAGGACCAGAAAAAACACCGTTTCCAATTTATGGACGTCAATGCTGATGGCATTCCGGATGTGGTGCAGTTCGATACGGAGTACGGTGGCGCTAATACCTCAAAAGTTTATCTCTCCACGCAACAAAACGTGCCCACCAACCGCATCACCGGTGTGACCAATGGTTTGGGTGCGGAAACTAATATCACTTACGGCACCCTGGCCACCAGCGGCCACTATCAGCGTGTTAACGTTGGTAGCACCGTCCACACCTACGACGGTCCGTGCTTCCCAGACAACCCCTACGACGAAGACGAGGAAGAGTTTGATCCGGACGAGTGCCACTACACCTACAGCACTGCCAATGTGGGCGACTTTTACAGCATGCTCAACGGCGGTTGGGACGTGCAATCCAGTGCCCACACTCTGGGCAAAGACGTTAACGACGACGGGCAGCGAGATCCGGTACTGGAGCTAAACGGCCCCATGTACATAGTGACCGATGTCGCTAGCTCCGCACCGGCGGCCGATGATGCCAACCCTGGTACTGTGGACAACAACGCCACCAGCTCCATCAGCTACTACTACGGCGAAGCCAAAGTACAGGCCATGGGTCGAGGCTTTTTGGGCTTCCAGCGCCTGAGAACCGTGGACAACCAAACCGGGGTGATGACCACCACCACCTACCGGCAAGACTTCCCGTTTATTGGTTCGCCGCTGCAAACCATCGTCACCACCGATGATGGTCATGTACTGAGCATGTCCGAGAACATCTGGAAGCTCAAACACTGGGATGAAAACCTCAGCGACCCCAGGCATGTGGACTGGAACGGCACCAGTATGCCGGACACCAAACTCTACGCGCCGTACCTGGCCCGCAGCATCGAAAAAACCTACGACCTGGCGAGTAATGGCAGTGCCCAAGGCGCTCATCTGCAAACGGTGACCACCGACAACCTCTATGACAGTTACGGCAACCCGCTGACCATTACCGTCACCACCGACGATGAAACCGGCAGCGACCAGTTTGTCAAAACCACCACCAACACCTACGGCACCAGTACTTGGGAGCGGGAGATGGGTCGCCTTAGTCGCACCCAGGTGGTGAGCACCCGCAGCGGCAGTGTCGCCGACACCGAGACCCGCACCAGTGCCTTTACCTACATCACCAGCGGTGACAAACGCGGCCTGCTGGCCACGGAAGTTATTGAGCCAGACAATGTTGCCTACCGGTTGACCACAACGTACCAGTACGACAACTTTGGCAACAAACTGCGTGCTACCACCAGTGGGGCAGGGGTTACCTCTCGCTACAGCCGCAGCGAATACGACGCCTTGGGCCGCTATGTCGAGCGCAGCTTCAACAGCCTGGAACAAAAAACCAGCGAAGTGGTTACCCGCAACGGCTACGGTCAAGTTACCCAGGCCAGAGACCTCAATGGTCTGGACGTGGTCAGCGCTTACAGCCCGTTGGGCCGCAAATACTTTGAACGCGGCGAGACCGGTGGCTTTAGTAAAACCTACCTGACGGACGCGGACACCAGCCACTGTCCGACAGGCACGGTCTACAAAGCCATCAGCCACAGCGCCGGGGGTGGGCAGAGCCAGCAATGCTTTGACAAACTGGGTCGTGCGATTCGTAGCCTGAGCGTGGGTTTTAGTGGCAACTGGATTGCCAGCGACGTGGAGTTCGACACCCTGGGTCGCACCAAACGCCAGAGCGAACCCTACTACCTGGACAGTGGTTCTCCCATCTACTGGACCACCATCGACTACGACATCCTGGGCCGTCCGACCACCACCACACTGCCGGACAACAGCACCGGTAGCGTGCAATACAACGGCTACAGCACCGTCACCATCAACGACAAAGGCCACCGCAAGGTGGAAACCAAAAACGCGTTGGGCGAAGTGGTGGGTGTGACCGACAACGAAGGGGCAGTGGTCATGAAACCTCCTCGGTCAGCTACGCCTACGACGCCCAGGGCAACATGA
- a CDS encoding alpha-ketoglutarate-dependent dioxygenase AlkB, translated as MLLPGKGERCELYYQPDFLTAAEADQLFTQLHKSTPWQQSSIRIAGRTVPIPRLNAWYGDKGAHYGYSGTRLPLNDWSVELMQLRQRVEGELNKRFNSALINLYRNGSDSVAWHSDDEAELGDDPVIASLSLGAKRRFQMRRKSGGQRYELTLESGALLVMTGATQRFWQHQVPKESGVEKARINITFRKIERLNSAQLV; from the coding sequence ATCCTCCTCCCTGGCAAGGGTGAGCGCTGTGAACTGTATTACCAGCCGGATTTTTTAACTGCTGCTGAAGCGGATCAACTCTTTACTCAATTGCATAAATCCACACCCTGGCAGCAAAGCAGCATCCGTATTGCCGGGCGCACTGTGCCGATTCCCCGCCTTAATGCCTGGTACGGCGATAAGGGCGCTCATTACGGTTACTCCGGTACACGACTGCCTTTAAACGACTGGTCAGTAGAGCTGATGCAATTGCGTCAACGAGTGGAAGGGGAGTTAAACAAACGTTTTAACAGCGCGCTGATAAACCTGTATCGCAACGGCAGCGACAGTGTCGCCTGGCACAGCGATGACGAAGCGGAGCTGGGTGATGACCCGGTAATTGCCTCATTAAGCTTGGGAGCAAAAAGACGTTTTCAGATGCGCCGCAAAAGCGGTGGGCAGCGTTACGAGCTAACTCTTGAGTCTGGTGCCTTATTGGTAATGACGGGGGCTACACAGCGGTTTTGGCAGCATCAGGTGCCTAAGGAAAGTGGTGTAGAAAAGGCGCGGATTAATATTACGTTTCGTAAGATTGAGCGCTTGAACTCGGCACAATTAGTTTGA